The stretch of DNA ACAAGGACAGGTTCGCTGGTCCGGGACATGAAGTTTCGCCCCTGAACGGGCGGGACGCGAATTTTCCGGTCCCGCCCCTGAGATCAGGCGGCGATGGCACTTGCCTTGCGCAGCGCGGGGAGCATGTCTTCGGGCTCGGGACGGAGGGTGTAGTCGGGGTTGACCTCGGCATAGAGGATCGTGCCGTCCTGGCCGATCACGAAGCGGGCGGGCATCGGCAGCGTCCAGCTGGGATCGCCGTTGAATACCGGCAGGTCGTTCTTGAGGCTCATGTAGAGATCGACCAGATAGTCGGGCAGTTCGAAGCGCAGACCGAAGGCGGCAGCGACGTCATTGCGTGTATCCGACAGGATCGGAAACGAGAGTTCGTTCTGGCGAACCGACTTGCGGCTGTTGGGTGCGGTCTGCGGCGAGATCGCAACGAGGCTGGCGCCAAGTTCGGCAAACTGCGGCAAGGCCGCCTCAAGCGCTTGAAGCTCCATGTTGCAGTACGGACACCACACACCGCGATAGAAGCTGACCACCAGCGGCCCCTTTTCCAGCAGCTGGACAGAGGAAATCGGGGTGCCATCGGGATCATTGAGGGTGAAGGCGGGCGCCTTGTCTCCGGCCTTGAGCGCGCGGGCGGCCGCGCCAGAGGCGATCAGTTCGGCAGTGGCGCGGCGCATCGTCGCGATCACTTCGGGCGGCACGCTGTAAGGCGGCTTTCCGGCTTCGAAATCGGCCTTGAAGGCATCGAGTTTGGCTTGCAGTGTCATGATACAGGGTCTTTCTTGCTAGGGTTGGTGGAAGGGTTCTGTCGCGCCGCGCGCGGCCATGGCAGCCGCGGCGGGCGGCTAGGCATCATTCCGCTGCGGAATGTTCGAAGGCGCTGCGGCGCTTCGGATAGTCGGTGTAGCCATGGGCGCCCCCGCCGTAGAAAGTGCTGCGATCATAGGCGTTGAGCGGGGTGCCCTCGCGCAGTCGCTCGGGCAGGTCAGGGTTGGCGATGAAGGCGCGTCCGAAGGCCACCGCATCGGCATCGCCTGCCTCCAGGATCGCCTCGGCGCCCGGTCCATCGAACCCGCCGGCTACGATGATCGTGCCGCGGAACGCGGTGCGAAGGTGGCGAGCGGCAATCGGCTCGGCCTCGGCGATCAGTTCGGTGCCGCGAATGCGCGGTTCGACGACATGGAGATAGGCGATCCCCAGCGCATCGAGCCGCTCCGCCACATACCCGAAGGTCGCAGCCGGATTGCTGTCGTGCATCGAACCATACGTGCCGCTGGGGCTAAGTCGTACCCCCACCCGGTTGGCGCCGAACACCCCGATCGCTGCCTCGGTCGCTTCCAGCAGAAAGCGTGCGCGGTTTTCGATCGGTCCTCCGTAATCGTCGGTGCGCTGATTGGTGCCGTCCTGCAGGAACTGATCGGGCAGGTAGCCGTTGGCGCCGTGGATCTCGATACCGTCGAACCCGGCGGCCTTTGCCCGCGCCGCGCCCTCGCCGAAGCGGGCGATGATGGCGGGAATTTCGTCCCTCTCAAGCGCGCGCGGCATCGAGAAGGGAACCTCGCCGTCCGGTCCATAGGCATGGCCCTGCGCGGGGATCGCGGACGGCGCCACCGGAGCCTTGCCGCCCGGCTGCAGCGATACATGTGACTGGCGCCCGACATGCCACAGTTGCATGACGATCCGCCCACCCTTGGCATGGACCGCTGCGGTCACGCGGCGCCAGCCTTCGATCTGCGTATCGTCGTAGATGCCGGGTGCGCCGGCATAGCCGTAGCCTTCGCGCATCACCGGCGTCGCTTCCGAAACGATCAACCCGCCCTGGCTGGCGCGCTGAGTATAGTATTCAACCATAAGGTCGCTCGGCAGGTCGCCGGGATCGGACCGCATGCGGGTCAGCGGGGCCATGATCACACGGTGGCCAAGTTCCAGCGCACCGGCCCGCAAGGGTGTGAAAAGTTTGGACATGGAGGTTCTCCTTGGGGATGTCGAAACGCCGCTCAGTCCTGTGGAACCAGCGCTTCCGTGCGGACGATGGCGCGCTGCACGGCAGGGCGGCTTTCGATCGCGGCGTACCAGCGGGCCACATGGGGCGTCTGGTCGAAGTCGATGCCGGGAAAAGCGCGGCGCCACAGCCAGCCGAAGTGCGCGATGTCGGCGATGGTGAAGCTGTCTCCGGCGACGAAAGGCCGTTCCGCCAGAACCGCATCGAGCAGGCTCAGCGTGCGGTGCGCCTCAGCCGAGAAGCGCTCGATCGCGATCGGCTGCGGCTCGGCAGCGAAACGCAGGAAGAAGCCAGCCTGTCCGAACGCGGGGCTGAGGGCAGAGGCGTGGAAGAACAACTGTTCGAACACACGGGCGCGGCCTTGCGCGTCGGCGGGGATAAGTCTGCCGCTCCGTTCGGCCAGATGGACGAGGATGGCGGCGGATTCGGTGAGGACGAAACCATCGTCCACCAGCACCGGCACCTTGCCGTTGGGGTTGAGCGCAAGGAAGGCGTCGGCCTTCT from Novosphingobium sp. 9 encodes:
- a CDS encoding glutathione S-transferase family protein, whose product is MIDVYAFATPNSVKVPIALEELGLDYTLHPVNVRKGEQKADAFLALNPNGKVPVLVDDGFVLTESAAILVHLAERSGRLIPADAQGRARVFEQLFFHASALSPAFGQAGFFLRFAAEPQPIAIERFSAEAHRTLSLLDAVLAERPFVAGDSFTIADIAHFGWLWRRAFPGIDFDQTPHVARWYAAIESRPAVQRAIVRTEALVPQD
- a CDS encoding peroxiredoxin-like family protein, with the protein product MTLQAKLDAFKADFEAGKPPYSVPPEVIATMRRATAELIASGAAARALKAGDKAPAFTLNDPDGTPISSVQLLEKGPLVVSFYRGVWCPYCNMELQALEAALPQFAELGASLVAISPQTAPNSRKSVRQNELSFPILSDTRNDVAAAFGLRFELPDYLVDLYMSLKNDLPVFNGDPSWTLPMPARFVIGQDGTILYAEVNPDYTLRPEPEDMLPALRKASAIAA
- a CDS encoding alkene reductase, whose product is MSKLFTPLRAGALELGHRVIMAPLTRMRSDPGDLPSDLMVEYYTQRASQGGLIVSEATPVMREGYGYAGAPGIYDDTQIEGWRRVTAAVHAKGGRIVMQLWHVGRQSHVSLQPGGKAPVAPSAIPAQGHAYGPDGEVPFSMPRALERDEIPAIIARFGEGAARAKAAGFDGIEIHGANGYLPDQFLQDGTNQRTDDYGGPIENRARFLLEATEAAIGVFGANRVGVRLSPSGTYGSMHDSNPAATFGYVAERLDALGIAYLHVVEPRIRGTELIAEAEPIAARHLRTAFRGTIIVAGGFDGPGAEAILEAGDADAVAFGRAFIANPDLPERLREGTPLNAYDRSTFYGGGAHGYTDYPKRRSAFEHSAAE